Part of the Sphingobium sp. TKS genome is shown below.
TTCTTCAAAGGCTTCCAGTTCGGCGGCGCGATGGCCGGCCATGCCCTTGATGCGATTGCCCTTGGGAATCACCCAGCGCCGCGTTTCGCGCGAGGTGATCAGAAGAATGCGCATCGACCCATCGGGATCGGTCGCATAGGGAAGGGCGGCGATCTGACGCATCAGCCGCCTTTATACGCCGCGAGGCGTGCATGACTTATGAATGGCCACCCCTGAATCACCGGCGCCTTGTAACAAAATCGTCACATTGCGCAATCGATCCGCTTGTCAGATCGACAGGCGGGCCGTCACCCGGATGTCGCGTCCCGCCAAGGGCGCGTAATCCTTGAGGAAACTGGCGGCTCGCCGCGCCTCGACATCGAAGATGTTGTTGGCGGACAGGGTGATGGTCGTCCGGTCATTGCCCTTGATGGGCTTGAAGGAAAGCGACGCATTGACCAGCGTGAAGCCGTCAGTCGGCGTCTCGGTGTCGGCAATGCGATCCTGCGCGAAACTATGTTCGACCTCGCCGCGCAGGTTCAGCCGATCGCCCTGCAATTCAACGCCCCCCAACAGGCGGAGCGGCGGAATCCGCGGAGCCGGGCCAGATCCCTTGATGGTGGCGCGGACATAGTCGGCCACCCCATCGAGATTGATGGCATAGCCGCCGATCTGCCCGACTTTCAGCGTGCCTTCCGCCTCGAAGCCGAGATAGCGGGCATTGGCCTGGAGGTTCTGATAGCAGGGGAAGTCGAGCGGTTCGCCGCCATTGACCGCCATGCAGACGCTGTCATCGGCCAGGGAATCATAGATATAGCCGTCGAACCAATTGTGATAGGCGGACAGCGAGATCGTATAGCCCTTGCCCTGGCCGCGTAGCGTGCCTTCAATGCCCCAGCTTTTTTCCGGCCCGAAATTGGGGTTGCCGAGCTCGAAGGCCTGTGTGCCCGCATGGTTGCCGCGCGCGAACAATTCCTCCGCCGATGGCGCGCGTTCGGTGCGGGACAGGTTCAGCCCGGCGCGCCAGCCGGGGATGATTTCCTGACTGATCCCCAGAGAACCGGACAGCGCGTCGAAGCTGCGATGATAGGTCGGGTTGAGCAGCGTTTCGTCGGCATCCGCGCCGACCCGCGTATGTTCGTAACGCCCGCCCAGTTCGACCCGCGTCGTGCCCAGGTCGAAGGACTGCAGCGTGAAGAATCCGAGCTGCTCGGTCTGGTTGCGCGGCAGGAATTTCTCTTCCCCCACGACATGGAAATTGCGGGCGAAGAACTGCGCGCCGATCGCGCCGTCCCAGCCGCCCCGCTTGGCTTGCACCAGTTCCAGCCGCGATTCGATCGACTGGTTGTAGAAGGTCGTGCCGACCGCGCCCGATTCCTCGATTTCCTGATGCTGGTAATCGGCAAAGCCCGCGCGCAGGCGGATGGATTCCAGGAAGCCGCCATTGACCGGCAGTTCTGCGCGCAGATCGGCGCGGTCCTGCTTCATGTGCAGCCGAACCTGCTCCGCCGTGCCACTGGGATCGAGCGAATAACGCACCGGCACGCCGTAGAAATTGTCGGTATGCGCGACCGAGAAGCCCAGATTCCCCCCGTCGGTGATCAGCGCCGCGCCGCCCGCCACTTCCCAGGTCCGCGCCGCGCTGTTGGGCAGCTTGCCGCGCAGACTGGCCAGCTCCTCAATCGCCGGATCGCTGCTGGCGGCGGCCTGTGCGCGTAGGGCGGGGGTCAGAATGTAATTGCCGGTATCGAGATCGCCGCTCTTCGAATAGCTGCCGTCGAAATGGACCACGATCTTGTCACCGATCGGTGCCTCGATCTCGCCCGATCCGGTGCGCTCATTGGCGGCGCTGCCATAGGTGGCGATGCCGTCGATATGGACCGGCTCGTCGGGCACGCGGCGCGGGATGCGGCTGTCGATCACATTGACCACGCCGCCAATGGCCGACGACCCGTAGAGCAGCGCTGCCGGTCCGCGCAGCACCTCGATCCGATCGGCGGTCAGCGGGTTGATCGCCACCGCATGGTCGACCGAGGTGTTCGACACGTCGAAACTGCCGATGCCGTCGGTCAGGATGCGGACGCGCTCGCCCTGGAAGCCGCGAAGGACGGGGCGGGAGGCGTTGGGGCCGAAGGAGGTCGCTGAAACGCCCGGTTGGTGGGCCAGCGTGTCGCCAATGGTGGGGCGCAGCGCGCGGGTCAGCGCTTCGCCCGAAACCACGGAGGTGCCCGACAATATGTCGCCCTGCCGTCGGGGGATGATGGCGGTAACGACGATGTCCGCTCGTTGATCATGATAGGCCTGTGGCGCGGTGTCGCTGGCGGCGTCTTGGGCAAATGCAGGAAAGGCGGCAGAAAGTGCGGATAGGGCGCAACCGGCACGCAACAGCGCGGAACGACACATTCGGTTCGTCATCCTTGAATCGGGAGGAGATGCGCTCTCCTATCTGAAATGATATAGCATATCAATACCGCTTCGGCGTATGAATAAGCATTGGCCGCGAAATCGCCTCATCCAGCCGCAAATAACAGTTAAAGAAAGAGAAATTCTGCCAGCGCGGCGGCGGCGGCAGGGCTTTGCGGACGGACGGCCTGCCGCACTTCTATGGCTGGCAGAGGGCGTTCGAGCGCAATCCGCCTGATCCCCGTCATCCGCCCCAGATCACGCGCCAGCGGGCCGAAGGCGGCGAAGCAACCGGCCCCTTCGCGCAGGATGGTCATGATGTCGAAGAGATTGTCGGTTTCCAGAACGGGATTGCCCAGCCGCACGCCGCCGCGCATTAGCGCCTCGTCGATGATCAGCCGCAAGCCGTTGCGCGGTTCCATGGCGAGCGTCGGCATGTCGGCCAGCTCCGCCATCGCCACGCTTTCGCTGCGGGCGAGTGGGTGGTCGACGCCGGCATAGAGGTTGATCTGCTCCGACCAGCCATAGCGGGAGGGCGGGTCTTCCGTTTCGCCCAAAGCGTAGAAATAGGCGATGTCGGCCTTGCCCCGATGCAGCGCCCATGCGGCTTCGTCGGCCAGATGGACCGTCAGGTCGAGCGTGATCGCGATATCGTCATTTGCCGCCTCGAAAGCTGCCAGAGCCTCCTGAAAATGGCCGAAGACCGGCGCGGGCGCGGCCAGGACGATGGTCTCCCGCGAGGGCGATGGGGGCGGGAGGGAAGCGCCGGACGGCGGTGGCGCGATGTCGTCGGCCTGATCGACTTGCCAATTGTCCGGCTGATCCTGCGACAGCAGGGTCATGGCCTGCGCCGTTTTCCGACCCGCCGCGGTGAGGCGGGCTTCTCCGGCCAGATCGTCGAACAGGCGGTAGCCCAGGCGCAGTTCCAGCGATGCCAAATCCCGCGCCACGTCATCAGGAGTGACGCCCAGATCGCGAGCGCATCGCGAAAGGCTGCCCGATGCCACCATCTGCGCGAATATGTCCAACTGGCGCAGGGAAGGCGTGGTCATGCCACCTGTTAGTGCAAATATCGCGTGGGGTTAAGGCGGATATTGGCCCCTTTTGTCACTTTGCCATATTGACGAACCCTGTCCGATGATGGCAGGGCGCTCAACCTGACGGGCGGGTATAGCTCAATGGTAGAGCACTAGCCTTCCAAGCTTGTGATGCGGGTTCGATCCCCGCTACCCGCTCCACCGTTAAAATACATTTCCTCATAGAGGCCCGTCCTTCTTATGGGCGACATCATCAATCTTCGGCAGGCCCGCAAGGCCAAGGCGCGTGCGGACAAGGACCGTCTGGCGCAGAGCAACCGCGCCAAATTCGGGCGCACAAAGGCCGAACGTCAGGCGCAGTCTTTGGAAGAAGAACGGAAGAACCGTCAGATCGAGGGCGCGCGTCTGGACAATAAGGACGATGATCCCAAGTAACCGTTCCTTATTTCCTATGGAAATGGAAAATATGCCGATCGCTGAATGTGTTTGATAAGGATGAACGGCTGCTAAGATTGGTCGCGTTCGGATCAACTCGTCGGCAGTTTCGCCCGATTGGTCTGGAATGGTGGCGGAGCATTGCGCTGAATCGTCAAGCTTGCGGGTTCAACCTGGGCTATGACTGGATACACTCGCTCAGTTCGCCCGGCCAGGGCCGCGATTGCCGCTGTTCTGGCCTTCAGTTCCCCCGCGCTGTTGGCGCAGACCGTCATACCGCCCCCCGACCCGGCGGTGGCGGTTCCCCAGGCCGAACCCGCGCCGCAGGCTGCCGCGCCTGCTCCGGTTTTCGCGCCGACACAGCCGATGGTCCAACCTACACCCCCGGTCGAGCAGCGTTTGGATGCCGCCATCGCGGCTTCCAAGGCTGAGAATGCTGAACCCGCACCGCCTGTCGCGGTGAAGCGTGCCGTGCCCAAGCCTGCGGTCAAGACGGTGGCGCGGACAGTTGAACCGGCTGCGCCTCGCGCCGAACCGCCGGTACAGCGTGCCGCATCCTCTCCGACACCGCCGCCGCCCGCCAAAACCGCGGCCCCGGCTGAACCAGCAGTGCCTGCGCCCCAGGCGCCCGTTCCACCGTCGGAAGCCGGGATCGATCCAGCGCTGTTATGGGCCTTGGGCGGCGGTTCTCTGCTGCTCGTCGGGCTGGCGGGCGCGGCGCTGTTGCGCGGGCGCAAGCGGCGCGTTGTGGAAGAGGAATGGGTGGAAGAGGTGAGGCAGCCTGCGCCGATGGAAGCCGTACCTGCGCCTGCTCCGGCCATGCCGCTGATGACTCCGCCCCCGGTGAGCGTCACCGCGCATAGTGAAGAGGATCGCACCCTTGAGGCGATGGTGGCAGCGCCGCCCAGCCCGGAGAACCCGTTCCGCACCCATGCGAAGCGGATGACTCGCGCGAGATTCCTGCTTGCCCAGCAACAGAAGCAAGCGGCAATCCAGTCGGCTCCGGTCACGGCCCCGGCCGATTCGCCCCGGCCGATGACGACGCCCGCGCAGACGGTCTATCGCTTCGGTTCCGACCGGAGGCGCGAAGGCGTCTTCAAGCCACGGACAAGCTGAGTCCGATCGACTTCTGTCGAAAAGGGGATGCCGGTTTCGATCGGCGTCCCCTTCGTCATGCTATAGTTCCGTCGATTCGGTTGCACTGGAACGTCCGGCCTGATACCGGCCCGCCGGTAATTGCATGGCCGCTCAGGCCCGCCTCAAGGAAAGTTGCCCATGTCCGACAAGATCAACCGCATCGTTCTTGCCTTCTCAGGTGGGCTGGATACCAGCGTGATCCTGAAATGGCTGCAACAGACCTACCAGTGCGAGGTGGTGACCTTCACCGCTGACCTCGGCCAGGGCGAGGAACTGGAGCCGGCGCGCGCCAAGGCGCAGCTCATGGGCGTCAAGGAAGAGCATATCTTCATCGACGACCTGCGCGAAGAGTTCGTGAAGGACTATGTCTTCCCGATGATGCGCTCCAACGCGCTTTATGAAGGGCTCTATCTGCTCGGCACGTCGATCGCCCGCCCGCTGATCGCCAAGCGCCAGATCGAGATCGCGAAAATGGTCGGTGCCGATGCGGTGTCGCATGGCGCGACCGGCAAGGGCAATGACCAGGTTCGCTTCGAACTGGGCTATTATGGCCTCGCGCCCGACATCAAGGTGATCGCTCCGTGGCGCGAATGGGATCTGACCAGCCGCACCAAGCTGATCGAATTCGCAGAAAAGCACCAGATTCCGATTCCCCGCGACAAGCGCGGCGAAAGCCCCTTTTCGACCGACGCGAACATGCTGCACACCAGCTCCGAGGGTAAGGTGCTCGAAGATCCGTGGGAGGAAACCCCGGACTATGTCTATTCGCGCACGGTCAATCCGGAGGATGCCCCCGACGCGCCCGAATATATCACCGTCGATTTCGAGCGTGGCGACGGCGTGGCGATCAACGGCGTCGGCATGTCGCCCGCGACCCTGCTGGAGACGCTGAACGACTATGGCCGCAAGCATGGCATCGGCCGTCTCGATCTGGTCGAGAACCGCTTCGTCGGCATGAAGTCGCGCGGCATGTACGAAACGCCGGGCGGCACCATCTATCATTTGGCCCATCGGGGGATCGAGCAACTGACGCTGGATCGCGGCGCCGCGCATCTCAAGGACGAGTTGGCGCCGCGCTATGCCGAACTCATCTATAACGGCTTCTGGTTCTCGCCGGAGCGCGAGATGTTGCAGGCCGCGATCGACCATAGCCAGGAAAAGGTGACCGGCACCGTTCGCCTGAAGCTCTACAAAGGCGGC
Proteins encoded:
- a CDS encoding TonB-dependent receptor domain-containing protein is translated as MCRSALLRAGCALSALSAAFPAFAQDAASDTAPQAYHDQRADIVVTAIIPRRQGDILSGTSVVSGEALTRALRPTIGDTLAHQPGVSATSFGPNASRPVLRGFQGERVRILTDGIGSFDVSNTSVDHAVAINPLTADRIEVLRGPAALLYGSSAIGGVVNVIDSRIPRRVPDEPVHIDGIATYGSAANERTGSGEIEAPIGDKIVVHFDGSYSKSGDLDTGNYILTPALRAQAAASSDPAIEELASLRGKLPNSAARTWEVAGGAALITDGGNLGFSVAHTDNFYGVPVRYSLDPSGTAEQVRLHMKQDRADLRAELPVNGGFLESIRLRAGFADYQHQEIEESGAVGTTFYNQSIESRLELVQAKRGGWDGAIGAQFFARNFHVVGEEKFLPRNQTEQLGFFTLQSFDLGTTRVELGGRYEHTRVGADADETLLNPTYHRSFDALSGSLGISQEIIPGWRAGLNLSRTERAPSAEELFARGNHAGTQAFELGNPNFGPEKSWGIEGTLRGQGKGYTISLSAYHNWFDGYIYDSLADDSVCMAVNGGEPLDFPCYQNLQANARYLGFEAEGTLKVGQIGGYAINLDGVADYVRATIKGSGPAPRIPPLRLLGGVELQGDRLNLRGEVEHSFAQDRIADTETPTDGFTLVNASLSFKPIKGNDRTTITLSANNIFDVEARRAASFLKDYAPLAGRDIRVTARLSI
- a CDS encoding LysR family transcriptional regulator produces the protein MTTPSLRQLDIFAQMVASGSLSRCARDLGVTPDDVARDLASLELRLGYRLFDDLAGEARLTAAGRKTAQAMTLLSQDQPDNWQVDQADDIAPPPSGASLPPPSPSRETIVLAAPAPVFGHFQEALAAFEAANDDIAITLDLTVHLADEAAWALHRGKADIAYFYALGETEDPPSRYGWSEQINLYAGVDHPLARSESVAMAELADMPTLAMEPRNGLRLIIDEALMRGGVRLGNPVLETDNLFDIMTILREGAGCFAAFGPLARDLGRMTGIRRIALERPLPAIEVRQAVRPQSPAAAAALAEFLFL
- a CDS encoding DUF4169 family protein; translated protein: MGDIINLRQARKAKARADKDRLAQSNRAKFGRTKAERQAQSLEEERKNRQIEGARLDNKDDDPK
- a CDS encoding argininosuccinate synthase — translated: MSDKINRIVLAFSGGLDTSVILKWLQQTYQCEVVTFTADLGQGEELEPARAKAQLMGVKEEHIFIDDLREEFVKDYVFPMMRSNALYEGLYLLGTSIARPLIAKRQIEIAKMVGADAVSHGATGKGNDQVRFELGYYGLAPDIKVIAPWREWDLTSRTKLIEFAEKHQIPIPRDKRGESPFSTDANMLHTSSEGKVLEDPWEETPDYVYSRTVNPEDAPDAPEYITVDFERGDGVAINGVGMSPATLLETLNDYGRKHGIGRLDLVENRFVGMKSRGMYETPGGTIYHLAHRGIEQLTLDRGAAHLKDELAPRYAELIYNGFWFSPEREMLQAAIDHSQEKVTGTVRLKLYKGGVYVVGRKSPNSLYSEKVVTFEDDAGAYDQRDAAGFIKLNALRLRLLGRRDR